Proteins from a single region of Candidatus Zixiibacteriota bacterium:
- a CDS encoding T9SS type A sorting domain-containing protein, with protein MKQLRVGRAMAMALTFALCLSATAQADEWWADSLATYKLTKAPQERSLQFLLDSLGYEIDVDDDELGVEVLCGQPGTNTATLTLEVAGSAVYATSGFYEAGDTSVFYQLFGPSNVPGDSVQFTVGSFDAVGFWMRPNLSGNNARWLTEQDFNEDDFDHAWIFATGNPHEYLIAFEDLPDGGDADYQDLVIKVRFANDVPYLTLPGDTTIVQCGSDSICFAVGAYDDNCQGDSIWLTMLSGDGVFTPEAGVSSISSQHCFLPVGPGTYEFIFEVEDILGAIDVDTLTITVAAGSSPLVSVPDTTVDWCDLQTICLPLSILDPDCDVVSVTTSLGSYGGNALSFDQIMRYTELGATITQVGGGAPGTLLTESSDFVGPVNSQSGVSFSLPNFAFATIVHSTGSFPVGPGLYNSSDNLLGAPTDLTFTLPGPGGPDGGAGDGSIDFSSGNNVTIGFGQDITSCNGAEVDFILFTNTASAGNGTIRFRDGGTTVYTYTGPIPGASAGTGTGGLTIDLPDGVTFDRVRISNNSGSFEVDAVAARTAASPSATDICFTPDTAGVYEVIVTATDACGNIGQDIAYVTVNLNEAPVADAGPNQSVFQCAPAQICLPVGFTDPDNNLEITELVQGPGTLAGNQICFTPASSGTFTFVIRAVDSCGVSDRDTVVVSVTRNASPVAAQPAGVSLFLCGPQQVCQTFTATDPNGGSLTWTLLSGPGSISAAGEYCFTPTTGGVFDASAVVADSCGAADTVTASFTITMNAAPVADDPTSPVDVAQCDPQEICYQFTATDADGGPLAWTMLSGDGALSASGEWCFTPAGSGSYTAQAVVADTCGAADTTTLTYDVTVNEAPSIALGPDTSLSLCAPQPICLSYVVDDAQGAAGLIEAMVSGFGTLDTAANQICFTPVSSGSYEFIVSVTDPCGAVDRDTIEVSVAFGVSAAIGCPTGSIDVFLCGPDSIHYMLDITPASAAVTVMGGKYENDKLDIYADTSGTYIVQVIATEACGADTCQLVFEVEIGESPQITCPPQASQFICDAGASVCVPVGIVGADTNVTVSPIGSYSGGNVCFTADTSGLYTLTMVAATPCGSDTCELLVDVSVNSAPVAVDPATPVDTFLCAPDAICYDFAASDADSQTLTWAKLSGDGSVSASGQWCFTASASGTYTVVVVVSDPCGDADTTTLTYTVTLNGPPTVTLGTDKSLVVCAGQQACFPYTVSDPDNNLASVALTSGPGTLDEMAQTVCVTPATSGTYQFVITATDSCGLQDVDTLRITIQVNRPPVANAGPDQTVGQCSVGQICLPATCTDPDGNLVTCELVTGPPGAGYDGTTICFTPTGTWDYEFVLKATDACGSVDYDTVVVYYTLNSAPVADAGADQAVFQCAPQQICWPAGCSDPNGPADLAECNLISGPGTYDGAKICFTPSGTGVYEFVLEAVDNCGRTDRDTVTIDVTINSAPVCEIPNDTTIFQCTPTQVCLPAFSTDVDGNLDNCQVNVGTLVGSTWCYTPSSSQTVTVTMTCVDECGAQCQSQFAVEFLINGDPTIAFGADTSLFLCSMEEVCLPYIADDPNDPRPTTVTLVSGPGTLDEINSQVCFTPSGAGVFEFVIRIEDECGKFDQDTINVTAGLNSTPVADAGADQTLFLCDIGQPMCWPVSCSDVDGNLSDCLFNGPGTYDGSTICFTPAGPGVFTFTLRAEDDCGAAMVDTVVVSVAVNSAPVVTLPDDFPVFQCTPEEICVDYTVADADGLSLIIESMSSGYGTIDTSANQICFTPGAAGAYEIIVSAVDSCGAAGADTVTVTVSFGQFALISCPAAPIDVFLCGPDSICQSMSITPSDASVTVSQGVYDGGQLCFYADTAGTYVIDVIAESSCGADTCQLVFNVDIGQAPQIACPDPVVRFVCDAGSSVCIPVGVMGGGATVTVSPFATYSGGSVCFNADTSGHYEITMIAATACGSDTCLIVADITLNGAPVADDPAGPVDTALCDPGQICYQFTAVDPDGGALIWTKTTGNGSVSAAGLWCFSATASGSYSVTATVSDSCGASDQVTLTYNVDLNDAPVVSLGPDVTRFVCASEQICLPYTVTDSDNNVELETLVSGAGLLDTAANELCFAADTAGVYRFIVQVTDACGDNDSDTINVTVGINRPPVAGAGADQTIFQCAPVQVCWSATATDPDANLDSAYVADGPGTFASGQICFTPDTAGVYRFILRAVDDCGVSDQDTVLITIDLNAGPVCSVPADTSVFQCTPTQISLPVGAADPDGNFDHCEIVSGPGSLVGGNWVFTPSGDQSVTVAVMCIDQCGATCTDTFHVTIDINNRPVVSAGADSTVITCDGGTICRTIVSSDPNGNLDSVWIASGAGHYNAVTGQYCVTVPYGDGNDRQYTTIFAAVDSCGLESRDTLRITIDFNEPPVIELPPDFVAYLDQVGELCIDVEISDADDNLAGYSVAPIGDWDPFTGELCFDADTAGTYEIIVTAFDMCGDSTSDTVEIEVQVDECIHVQIEQRTNVFQGQVTTLDILLTGSGKELGGFDLLIQYDASALTATAAHLGALPLNCGWEYFQYRHGASGNCGSGCPSGLIQLVAIAETNNGAYHPGCYLDADVGVLASIDFLVTNDRTLECLWIPVNFFWVSCADNSFSSRGGDTLWVARSIFDPGYNNITNHNFGLPGALGLPDYCLEGQGPDKPRPIRCVDFTNGGIKIICADEIDDRGDINLDGLAYTIADVVMFTNYFIYGTSAFGSGLAVEAATAASDVNVDGLPLTVADLVYLIRVVVGDASPVPKPNPDAAYEADIALREGVVTIEHAGARIGAMYVVLEGEVEPELHPNAADMQIEFNYDGMYTRVLVFTNDASASLETGEVLLVGTKTSIKEIELGSYDGLVMAANMQVLPTTYSLSQNYPNPFNPNTTIEFSLPVKSEYRLTIYNILGQQVEQFSDELDAGYHKIEWDAGRYASGVYFYRLTAGEFSATKKMVLLK; from the coding sequence ATGAAGCAGCTTCGCGTGGGGCGCGCCATGGCAATGGCGCTCACATTCGCCCTGTGTCTTTCAGCCACCGCTCAGGCCGACGAGTGGTGGGCCGATTCACTCGCTACGTACAAACTCACCAAGGCTCCACAGGAGCGCTCGCTGCAGTTCCTGCTCGATTCGCTGGGGTACGAGATCGACGTTGACGACGACGAACTCGGGGTAGAGGTTTTGTGCGGTCAGCCGGGGACGAACACCGCGACCTTGACGCTGGAAGTGGCCGGTTCGGCGGTCTACGCGACATCGGGCTTCTACGAGGCCGGGGACACATCGGTCTTCTACCAGTTGTTCGGACCGTCCAATGTGCCGGGTGATTCCGTGCAGTTTACGGTTGGTTCGTTCGACGCGGTGGGGTTCTGGATGCGGCCGAATCTGTCGGGCAACAACGCGCGGTGGCTCACGGAGCAGGACTTCAACGAAGACGATTTCGACCACGCATGGATATTCGCGACCGGCAATCCCCACGAGTACCTGATCGCGTTCGAGGATCTGCCTGACGGCGGCGACGCCGACTACCAGGACCTGGTTATCAAGGTGCGGTTCGCCAACGACGTGCCGTACCTGACGCTTCCGGGCGACACGACGATCGTACAATGCGGGAGCGACTCGATTTGTTTTGCGGTCGGCGCGTACGACGACAACTGCCAGGGGGATTCGATCTGGCTGACGATGCTTTCGGGCGACGGTGTGTTTACGCCCGAAGCGGGGGTGTCGTCGATTTCATCGCAGCACTGTTTTCTGCCGGTCGGCCCCGGCACGTACGAGTTTATTTTCGAGGTGGAAGACATCCTTGGTGCGATAGATGTCGACACCCTGACAATCACGGTGGCGGCCGGATCCTCGCCGCTGGTTTCGGTGCCCGACACGACGGTGGACTGGTGCGATCTGCAGACCATATGTCTTCCGTTGTCGATACTGGATCCCGACTGTGATGTGGTGTCGGTGACGACCAGTCTGGGCAGCTACGGCGGCAACGCCCTGAGTTTCGATCAGATCATGCGATATACGGAGTTGGGGGCGACGATTACGCAGGTTGGCGGCGGGGCGCCGGGGACGCTTCTGACGGAGTCATCGGATTTCGTGGGGCCGGTCAACTCGCAGTCGGGGGTGAGTTTCTCGCTGCCGAATTTCGCGTTTGCGACGATCGTCCATTCGACCGGCTCGTTCCCGGTCGGGCCGGGCCTGTACAATTCATCGGACAACCTGCTGGGCGCGCCGACCGATTTGACCTTTACGCTTCCGGGCCCGGGCGGTCCGGATGGCGGGGCCGGGGACGGGTCGATTGACTTTTCTTCGGGCAACAATGTCACGATTGGATTCGGGCAGGATATCACGTCGTGTAACGGCGCGGAAGTGGATTTCATATTGTTCACCAACACGGCGTCGGCCGGCAACGGCACGATCCGGTTCCGCGACGGCGGGACGACGGTATACACGTATACCGGGCCGATCCCGGGCGCATCGGCAGGTACCGGCACCGGCGGGTTGACGATCGATTTGCCGGACGGGGTCACGTTCGACCGGGTGCGGATATCGAACAACAGCGGCAGTTTCGAAGTTGACGCCGTTGCGGCCCGCACCGCGGCATCGCCCAGTGCAACGGATATCTGCTTCACACCCGACACGGCGGGCGTCTACGAAGTGATCGTGACGGCCACGGACGCGTGCGGGAATATCGGGCAGGATATCGCGTACGTGACGGTGAATCTCAACGAGGCTCCCGTGGCCGATGCGGGGCCCAACCAATCGGTGTTCCAGTGCGCGCCGGCACAGATCTGTTTGCCGGTCGGTTTTACCGATCCCGACAATAATCTCGAGATTACGGAGCTTGTCCAGGGACCCGGCACGCTGGCCGGCAACCAGATCTGCTTCACCCCCGCTTCGTCGGGGACGTTCACCTTCGTCATTCGTGCTGTTGATTCGTGCGGGGTGTCGGATCGGGATACGGTTGTCGTTTCCGTGACGCGCAACGCGTCGCCGGTGGCGGCGCAGCCGGCGGGAGTCAGCCTGTTTTTGTGCGGTCCCCAGCAGGTTTGTCAGACGTTCACCGCAACCGATCCCAACGGCGGTTCGTTGACCTGGACGCTGCTGAGCGGACCGGGGTCGATCTCCGCAGCGGGAGAGTATTGTTTCACGCCGACGACGGGCGGCGTGTTTGACGCGTCGGCGGTGGTCGCCGACTCATGCGGCGCTGCCGATACGGTCACGGCGAGTTTTACGATCACGATGAATGCCGCGCCGGTGGCGGACGACCCGACGTCGCCGGTTGATGTCGCGCAGTGCGACCCGCAGGAAATATGTTACCAGTTTACTGCGACCGACGCCGACGGCGGCCCGCTTGCCTGGACGATGTTGTCGGGGGACGGCGCGCTATCGGCATCGGGCGAGTGGTGCTTCACGCCGGCCGGCAGCGGGAGCTACACGGCTCAGGCGGTGGTTGCCGATACGTGCGGTGCGGCCGATACGACGACGCTGACGTACGACGTGACGGTGAACGAAGCGCCATCGATCGCGCTCGGCCCGGATACGTCGCTGAGCCTCTGCGCGCCGCAGCCGATTTGCCTGTCGTATGTCGTTGACGACGCCCAGGGAGCGGCGGGGCTGATCGAGGCGATGGTATCGGGTTTTGGGACGCTCGACACAGCGGCGAACCAGATCTGTTTTACCCCGGTGTCGTCCGGAAGCTACGAATTCATAGTGAGTGTGACCGACCCGTGTGGGGCAGTTGATCGTGACACTATTGAGGTAAGTGTTGCGTTTGGCGTGAGCGCAGCCATAGGCTGCCCGACCGGGTCCATAGATGTGTTTTTGTGCGGACCCGATTCCATCCATTACATGCTCGATATCACACCGGCTTCGGCTGCGGTGACGGTCATGGGTGGCAAGTACGAAAACGACAAGCTCGATATCTATGCGGATACGTCCGGTACTTACATCGTCCAGGTCATCGCCACGGAGGCCTGCGGCGCCGACACGTGTCAGCTGGTATTTGAAGTCGAGATCGGCGAGTCGCCGCAGATCACCTGTCCGCCGCAGGCGTCGCAGTTTATCTGTGACGCCGGCGCCAGCGTGTGCGTGCCGGTGGGTATCGTGGGAGCCGACACGAATGTGACGGTCAGTCCGATCGGGAGCTACTCCGGCGGGAATGTTTGCTTCACGGCGGATACGTCGGGTCTCTACACGCTCACGATGGTGGCGGCGACGCCGTGCGGCAGCGACACGTGTGAGTTGCTGGTCGATGTGTCGGTCAACAGCGCGCCGGTTGCGGTCGACCCGGCCACGCCGGTCGACACGTTCCTGTGCGCCCCGGACGCCATTTGTTATGATTTCGCGGCGTCCGACGCCGACAGCCAGACCCTGACGTGGGCCAAGCTGTCGGGCGACGGGTCCGTGAGCGCATCGGGCCAGTGGTGCTTCACGGCCTCGGCCTCGGGCACCTATACGGTGGTGGTGGTCGTAAGCGATCCGTGCGGGGATGCGGATACGACCACGCTGACGTACACGGTGACGCTCAATGGCCCGCCGACGGTCACGCTGGGTACGGACAAGTCGCTGGTTGTGTGCGCGGGTCAGCAGGCGTGTTTCCCGTATACGGTGAGCGACCCCGACAACAACCTGGCGTCGGTCGCACTCACGTCCGGTCCGGGCACGCTCGACGAAATGGCCCAGACCGTGTGCGTGACGCCGGCGACATCGGGAACGTATCAGTTTGTCATTACCGCTACGGACAGCTGCGGCCTGCAGGATGTCGACACCCTCCGGATAACGATCCAGGTCAATCGTCCGCCGGTGGCGAATGCGGGTCCGGACCAGACGGTCGGGCAGTGCTCGGTGGGCCAGATTTGTCTGCCGGCGACATGCACTGATCCCGACGGTAATCTGGTGACGTGCGAGCTCGTGACCGGGCCCCCGGGGGCCGGTTACGACGGCACCACCATTTGTTTCACACCTACCGGCACCTGGGATTACGAATTTGTACTCAAGGCGACGGACGCGTGCGGATCGGTTGATTACGATACAGTCGTAGTCTACTACACGCTTAATTCGGCGCCGGTGGCCGATGCGGGCGCCGACCAGGCGGTGTTCCAGTGCGCGCCGCAGCAGATATGCTGGCCGGCGGGTTGCAGCGATCCGAACGGGCCGGCCGACCTCGCTGAGTGCAATCTGATCAGCGGTCCCGGCACGTATGACGGCGCCAAGATATGCTTCACGCCGTCCGGTACGGGCGTGTACGAGTTCGTACTCGAGGCGGTCGACAACTGCGGGCGGACCGATCGGGACACGGTGACGATCGACGTCACGATAAACTCGGCCCCCGTGTGCGAGATTCCCAACGATACAACCATATTCCAGTGCACGCCGACCCAGGTGTGCCTCCCCGCGTTCTCGACCGATGTCGACGGCAATCTCGATAATTGCCAGGTGAATGTGGGGACGCTGGTCGGTTCCACCTGGTGCTACACACCGTCGTCGAGCCAGACCGTCACGGTCACGATGACGTGTGTCGACGAGTGCGGCGCGCAGTGCCAGTCGCAGTTCGCGGTGGAATTTCTGATCAACGGTGATCCGACGATTGCATTCGGCGCCGACACGAGTCTCTTCCTCTGTTCGATGGAGGAGGTGTGTCTGCCGTACATAGCCGACGATCCCAACGATCCTCGGCCGACGACGGTCACGCTGGTTTCCGGACCGGGCACGCTTGACGAGATCAACTCGCAGGTGTGTTTCACGCCGTCGGGCGCCGGTGTATTCGAGTTTGTCATTCGTATCGAGGACGAATGCGGCAAATTCGATCAGGATACAATAAACGTAACGGCTGGACTCAATTCGACGCCGGTCGCCGATGCCGGGGCCGACCAGACGTTGTTCCTCTGTGATATCGGACAGCCAATGTGCTGGCCGGTGTCGTGCAGTGACGTCGACGGCAATCTGAGTGATTGCCTGTTCAACGGACCGGGCACGTACGACGGCTCGACAATTTGCTTCACCCCCGCCGGTCCCGGGGTGTTTACGTTCACCCTCCGTGCCGAAGATGACTGCGGCGCCGCGATGGTCGATACGGTTGTCGTCAGTGTCGCGGTCAACAGCGCGCCGGTGGTGACGCTCCCGGATGATTTCCCGGTCTTCCAGTGCACGCCGGAGGAGATCTGCGTGGATTACACGGTTGCGGACGCGGACGGCCTGTCGCTGATCATCGAGAGCATGTCTTCGGGATACGGCACCATAGACACTTCGGCCAACCAAATCTGCTTTACGCCTGGCGCCGCCGGCGCGTACGAGATTATCGTGAGTGCGGTTGATTCCTGCGGCGCGGCGGGCGCGGACACCGTGACGGTTACGGTCTCGTTCGGCCAGTTTGCCCTCATAAGTTGTCCGGCTGCTCCTATAGACGTATTCCTTTGCGGCCCCGATTCGATCTGCCAGAGCATGAGCATCACGCCGTCCGACGCGAGCGTAACGGTCTCGCAGGGCGTGTACGACGGCGGCCAGCTGTGCTTCTATGCCGACACGGCGGGCACATACGTGATTGACGTGATAGCCGAGTCCAGCTGCGGCGCGGACACCTGTCAGCTGGTGTTCAATGTCGATATCGGCCAGGCGCCGCAGATCGCCTGTCCTGACCCGGTGGTGCGGTTTGTCTGCGACGCCGGATCATCGGTGTGTATCCCGGTCGGCGTCATGGGAGGGGGCGCGACGGTGACGGTATCGCCGTTTGCCACGTACTCGGGCGGTTCGGTTTGTTTCAACGCGGATACATCGGGTCATTACGAAATCACCATGATTGCCGCGACCGCATGCGGCAGCGATACCTGCCTGATCGTCGCCGACATCACGTTGAACGGCGCGCCGGTCGCCGACGATCCGGCCGGCCCGGTGGACACGGCGCTGTGCGATCCGGGACAGATCTGTTACCAGTTTACTGCTGTGGACCCTGACGGAGGGGCGCTCATCTGGACCAAAACAACGGGGAACGGTTCAGTGTCGGCCGCTGGCCTCTGGTGCTTCAGCGCCACCGCCAGCGGCAGCTACTCCGTAACGGCCACGGTCAGTGATTCCTGTGGAGCATCGGATCAGGTCACCCTGACGTACAATGTCGATCTGAACGATGCCCCCGTGGTCAGTCTGGGGCCGGATGTCACGCGGTTCGTGTGCGCGAGCGAGCAGATCTGCCTGCCGTACACGGTCACCGACAGCGACAACAATGTCGAGCTCGAGACGCTGGTTTCCGGCGCCGGTTTGCTCGACACGGCAGCCAACGAGTTGTGTTTCGCCGCCGATACCGCCGGTGTTTATCGTTTCATCGTACAGGTGACGGACGCCTGCGGCGACAACGACAGCGATACGATTAATGTCACGGTCGGAATCAACAGACCGCCGGTTGCAGGCGCGGGCGCCGACCAGACCATATTCCAGTGCGCGCCGGTCCAGGTCTGCTGGAGCGCGACAGCGACCGATCCCGACGCCAACCTCGACAGCGCCTATGTGGCAGACGGGCCGGGGACGTTCGCGAGCGGCCAGATCTGCTTCACGCCGGATACGGCCGGCGTGTACCGGTTCATCCTGAGAGCGGTTGATGACTGCGGCGTGAGCGATCAGGATACGGTGCTGATAACGATCGACTTGAATGCCGGACCGGTGTGCAGCGTCCCGGCCGATACAAGCGTGTTCCAGTGCACGCCGACGCAGATATCGCTGCCGGTGGGCGCGGCCGATCCGGACGGCAATTTCGATCATTGCGAGATTGTCTCCGGTCCCGGTTCACTGGTGGGCGGCAACTGGGTCTTTACTCCGTCCGGGGATCAGAGTGTCACCGTTGCGGTCATGTGTATCGACCAGTGCGGCGCGACGTGCACCGACACGTTCCACGTGACGATCGACATCAACAACCGACCGGTCGTCAGCGCGGGTGCGGACAGCACGGTAATCACCTGCGACGGCGGCACGATCTGCCGGACGATCGTGTCCAGTGATCCAAACGGCAATCTGGATTCGGTGTGGATCGCCTCGGGGGCGGGACATTATAACGCCGTCACCGGCCAGTACTGCGTGACGGTCCCGTACGGCGACGGCAACGATCGCCAGTACACGACCATCTTCGCCGCCGTGGATTCGTGCGGGCTGGAATCCCGCGATACGCTCCGCATCACGATCGACTTCAACGAGCCGCCGGTGATCGAGCTGCCGCCTGATTTTGTGGCGTATCTCGATCAGGTCGGTGAACTCTGTATCGATGTCGAGATCAGCGACGCCGACGACAATCTCGCCGGCTACAGTGTCGCGCCGATCGGCGACTGGGATCCGTTTACCGGGGAGTTGTGTTTCGACGCCGATACCGCCGGCACGTACGAGATTATCGTCACCGCCTTTGATATGTGCGGCGACTCGACATCGGACACGGTGGAGATCGAGGTACAGGTCGACGAGTGCATCCATGTCCAGATCGAACAGCGAACCAACGTGTTCCAGGGGCAGGTAACCACGCTCGACATCCTGCTTACCGGTTCCGGCAAGGAACTGGGCGGGTTTGACCTGTTGATCCAGTACGATGCCAGCGCGCTGACGGCGACGGCTGCGCACCTCGGCGCTCTGCCGCTCAACTGCGGCTGGGAGTACTTCCAGTACCGTCACGGAGCGTCCGGCAACTGCGGCAGCGGCTGTCCGTCGGGGCTGATCCAGCTGGTCGCGATTGCCGAGACCAATAACGGCGCCTATCATCCCGGCTGTTATCTCGACGCGGATGTCGGCGTTTTGGCGTCGATAGATTTCCTGGTCACGAATGACCGGACGCTCGAGTGTCTCTGGATCCCGGTGAACTTCTTCTGGGTCTCGTGCGCGGACAACTCGTTCTCGTCACGGGGCGGCGACACACTCTGGGTCGCCCGCAGCATTTTCGATCCGGGTTATAACAACATCACCAACCACAATTTCGGTCTGCCGGGTGCGCTGGGGCTTCCGGATTACTGTCTGGAGGGACAGGGTCCCGACAAGCCGCGGCCGATTCGCTGTGTCGATTTCACGAACGGCGGGATCAAGATCATCTGCGCGGACGAGATCGACGATCGCGGCGATATCAACCTTGACGGTCTGGCGTACACGATCGCCGACGTGGTGATGTTCACCAACTACTTCATCTACGGAACGTCGGCGTTCGGTTCGGGTCTGGCGGTTGAGGCGGCGACGGCGGCGTCGGACGTTAACGTCGACGGCCTGCCGTTGACGGTCGCGGACCTCGTTTACCTGATCCGTGTGGTGGTCGGCGACGCATCGCCGGTTCCGAAGCCGAATCCGGACGCCGCGTACGAGGCTGATATCGCATTGCGCGAGGGCGTGGTGACGATCGAGCACGCGGGCGCCAGGATCGGCGCCATGTACGTGGTGCTCGAGGGCGAGGTCGAGCCGGAGTTACACCCGAACGCGGCGGACATGCAGATCGAGTTCAACTACGACGGCATGTACACGCGGGTGCTGGTGTTCACGAACGACGCATCGGCCTCGCTGGAAACCGGCGAAGTGCTTCTGGTCGGCACGAAGACGTCGATCAAAGAAATCGAGCTCGGATCGTATGATGGCTTAGTGATGGCGGCGAATATGCAGGTGCTGCCGACAACCTATTCTCTGTCGCAGAACTATCCGAATCCGTTCAACCCGAACACGACAATCGAGTTCTCTCTCCCGGTGAAGTCGGAGTACCGATTGACCATTTACAACATTCTCGGTCAGCAGGTCGAGCAGTTCTCCGATGAGCTTGACGCCGGGTACCACAAGATAGAGTGGGATGCCGGTAGATACGCTTCAGGTGTCTACTTCTATCGTCTGACGGCTGGTGAATTCAGCGCCACCAAGAAGATGGTTTTGCTGAAGTAA
- a CDS encoding Smr/MutS family protein: MTRPENEDAPIDYPIDGTLDLHQFAPDETREVVTEYIRVCRDRGIHQLRIVHGKGKGVQRRIVQSLLAEHPDVVSYRHEGGSGGSWGATVVDLKPAD; encoded by the coding sequence GTGACCCGACCCGAAAACGAAGATGCGCCGATCGACTATCCTATCGACGGTACGCTCGATCTGCACCAGTTTGCCCCCGACGAAACCCGCGAAGTAGTGACCGAATACATTCGGGTCTGCCGCGATCGGGGAATCCACCAACTCCGCATCGTACACGGCAAAGGCAAGGGCGTTCAGCGGCGAATCGTGCAGTCCCTTCTGGCCGAACATCCGGATGTCGTCTCATACCGGCATGAAGGCGGCTCCGGCGGCTCATGGGGAGCGACGGTCGTGGACCTGAAGCCTGCCGACTAG
- a CDS encoding M3 family oligoendopeptidase, whose amino-acid sequence MTTTTTQMPPAPTWDLDSIFPGGSSSAELAAYRDKVKKDFMSFEKDIKNLPVTLDDSTAPVWSRTILALADLVDRLGLISSFSHCLVSQNVKDSKAHAIEGESDALIAEWQKCKTILQIMAGKQSDAAWEKLVSSDALKEQRFYLDEMRNQAKEKMSPEMESLALELAVNGYHAWNKLYDKMAGDLSVEFEQNGSTRTISLGQLATKMADPDRAIRKQAFAKLTAAWESREELAAMTLNALGGFRLSVYKNRGWENNLHEALQMARIKQRTLDAMWAVVAREKDRLIPYVDAKKKLLGIEKYAWYDQFAPCGAVDKLYSYDQAAEFIYKNERDFSKDMAEFAKMAVEKRWIEAEDRGGKAGGGYCTRFGPFKQSRIFMTYANTYENLLTLAHELGHAYHGWVLRDKPIFAQDYPMTLAETASIFAELLVTDAALQACDDPQEKLMLLDQKLQQPYTLFCDIRTRFLFETSYYAERRNGIVGAERLRELMIAAQKEAFGPMLDQSGYHPLFWCSKLHFYISDVPFYNFPYTFGFLFAIGVYDRAKKEGSAFADKYRALLADTGSMTTEQVAMKHLGVDLTKEDFWTDAARRATADVDEFVRLAAGK is encoded by the coding sequence ATGACTACTACCACCACACAAATGCCGCCCGCCCCGACCTGGGATCTCGACAGCATTTTCCCCGGCGGCTCGTCATCGGCCGAGCTTGCGGCGTACCGTGACAAAGTCAAAAAAGACTTCATGTCGTTCGAGAAAGATATCAAGAACCTTCCGGTTACGCTCGATGACAGCACGGCGCCGGTGTGGAGCAGGACAATTCTGGCACTGGCCGATCTTGTAGACCGCCTGGGCCTGATCTCATCATTTTCGCACTGCCTCGTGTCACAAAACGTCAAAGACAGCAAGGCGCATGCGATCGAGGGGGAGTCGGACGCTCTGATCGCCGAGTGGCAGAAGTGCAAGACGATTCTGCAGATCATGGCCGGCAAGCAGTCTGACGCCGCGTGGGAGAAGCTGGTCAGTTCCGATGCGCTCAAAGAACAGCGCTTTTATCTGGACGAGATGCGCAACCAGGCCAAAGAGAAGATGTCGCCCGAGATGGAGTCGTTGGCGCTGGAACTGGCGGTGAACGGCTACCATGCCTGGAACAAGCTGTATGACAAGATGGCCGGCGATTTGTCGGTCGAATTCGAGCAGAACGGCTCGACCCGGACGATTTCACTGGGGCAGCTTGCCACGAAGATGGCCGATCCGGACCGCGCCATTCGCAAGCAGGCATTCGCAAAACTGACCGCAGCGTGGGAGTCACGCGAGGAGCTCGCGGCCATGACCTTAAACGCCCTCGGCGGGTTCCGGCTGTCGGTCTACAAAAACCGCGGCTGGGAGAACAACCTGCACGAGGCGCTGCAGATGGCGCGGATCAAGCAGCGCACGCTCGACGCCATGTGGGCGGTCGTGGCGCGCGAAAAGGACCGTCTCATCCCCTATGTCGATGCCAAGAAGAAGCTGCTCGGGATAGAGAAGTACGCCTGGTACGATCAGTTTGCCCCGTGTGGTGCGGTCGACAAGCTGTACAGCTACGATCAGGCGGCGGAGTTCATCTACAAAAACGAACGAGACTTCTCGAAGGACATGGCCGAGTTCGCGAAGATGGCGGTGGAGAAGCGGTGGATCGAGGCCGAGGATCGGGGCGGCAAGGCCGGCGGCGGTTATTGCACGCGGTTCGGTCCGTTCAAGCAGTCCCGGATATTCATGACCTACGCCAACACGTATGAAAACCTGCTGACGCTGGCGCACGAGCTTGGACACGCCTATCACGGCTGGGTGCTCAGAGACAAGCCGATATTCGCGCAGGACTACCCGATGACGCTTGCGGAGACGGCGTCGATATTCGCCGAGCTTCTGGTTACCGATGCGGCGCTGCAGGCATGCGACGATCCGCAGGAGAAACTGATGCTGCTCGACCAGAAGCTGCAGCAACCGTACACGCTTTTCTGCGACATCCGCACCCGCTTCCTGTTTGAGACGTCGTATTACGCCGAACGCAGGAACGGCATAGTCGGCGCCGAGCGGCTTCGCGAGTTGATGATCGCGGCGCAGAAGGAGGCGTTTGGTCCGATGCTGGATCAGTCGGGATACCATCCGTTATTCTGGTGCTCGAAGCTGCACTTTTACATCAGCGACGTGCCGTTTTACAACTTCCCGTATACGTTCGGATTTTTGTTTGCGATCGGCGTCTACGACCGGGCGAAAAAGGAAGGGTCGGCGTTCGCGGACAAGTACCGCGCCCTGCTGGCCGACACCGGTTCGATGACGACCGAGCAGGTCGCCATGAAGCATCTCGGAGTCGATTTGACGAAGGAAGACTTCTGGACGGACGCGGCACGGCGCGCGACTGCCGATGTCGACGAGTTTGTCCGGCTGGCGGCGGGGAAGTAG